TTCCGGCGGAGCTTAAATTTGCAGGATACGATGCAGTGGTGATTTCTGGGAAAGCTGATACCCCAGTCTATATTTGGATAGAAGACGACAAAGTAACCATTAGCGATGCATCTGGCCTGTGGGGACTCACAACCACAGACACTCAAATCGTACTGAAAGAAAAACTTAACAGACCAGATGCAAAGATCGCGTGTATAGGACCTGCTGGTGAGAAACTTGTTCGATATGCTTGTATAATAAACGAGAGGAGAGCTGCTGGAAGAAAGGGCTTAGGAGCTGTGATGGGTTCAAAGAACCTGAAAGCTATAGCAGTTAAAGGAACAAATAAAGTGAAACCAGCTGATGAAGGCAGATTTAGAAAAGCCATCAAGAAAATGCATGAATTAATGAAACAGAGCCCAGTACTTTATCCATCCTTTTCAAAAATGGGCACCCCAATGACGGTGGAAGTTACTGCAGAATTAGGAATTTTACCAGCAAAAAACTGGACAGCCACAGGCATTTTTGCTCCGGTAGAAACTCTAGGCGGAGAAACGCAATCAACCTATACAATCACTAGAGTTGGTTGTTATGGATGCCCAGTGAGATGCGGACAAGTAAAACTAGTCAAGCAAGGCCCGTTTGCCGGGTTTATGACGGAAGGCCCAGAGTTTGAGTCAACCTATAGTCTAGGAACTATGGTTGGTGTTAACTACTTTCCAGCGGTAATAGCAGCTGACAGATTATGTGATGAATACGGATTAGATACTATTTCAACAGGGGCTACTGTGGCATTTGCTATGGAACTCGTGGAAAAAGGCATTCTATCGCGAGATGAGGTAGACGGCTTAGATTTAACCTTCGGCAATTACGAAGCCTTCTTGAAGATGATTAGAAAGATAGCGTTCAGAGAAGGTTTCGGAAGCGTATTGGCAGAAGGAGTAAAACAAGCAGCAAAAATAATCGGCAGAGGCTCTGAGAGATACGCGTTACACATCAAAGGCATGGAACTCCCAGGATATGATGTTAGAGGGGCAAAAGCTCACGGATTAAGTTACGCTACCGCATACACCGGAGCAGATCACAATAGAGGCTACGCGATACAGGAAATTTTCAATGTGCCAGTTCCGTACAAGGTTGACAGATTAGCCATAGAAGGTAAAGGCAGGCTATGTAAATGGAATCAGGACGTCAGAACAGCAGTTTGTGATTGTATGCCTCTTTGCGTGTTCGTATTTGACATGGGATTAGCGGCGAACGCCCTAGAGCTTACCGCTGAGCTTTATGAGGCGTTAACGGGTCTAGAGATAAAGGCTGAAGAAGTGCAAAAAGCGGGAGAAAGAGTGAATAATATTGCAAGGTTATTCAACGTTAAGGCTGGATTCACAAGGAAAGATGACGTCTTACCAGCGAGACTCATGGAAGAGGGAATACCGGGAGGACCATCAAAAGGTCAAATGGTCAGTATTGAAGATTTAAACAAAATGTTAGATGAGTACTACGATGCTAGAGGGTGGGACAAAGAAACAGGGATACCGACAAAAGAAAAGCTATCTGAACTGGGAATAAAATGAAAACTTTCCTCATATTTTGTTGACTACTAAAAGACAGAAAAAGGGATAATGCGTACGTCTAGTTATTTCATTTATTGGTTGTAATAGCATATAAATATGGAAGAATTGTGGCAAGGTTTCTCATTTCCTCTACACAATGTTGGAAAAGATTTTTGGCCATCTCGTAGTTCGCGTAGTTCGGATTTAGCCAGAACCTGCTTCGCATTTCGCACCCGACATCTCTGTCCCTAACAAAGTGAGTCATACGGCCAATTTCAACCTCAATTTTTTCATTTCTTAAAAACAAGTGCGCACAAATAGCGGTTGCCCTCGCCTCCTCAAATCTTGACGTGTCGTAAAATTTTGATGGTTCTTGGAAGTGGATTCTTAATTTTGCAGCTGGTGGTTTGCCGCCTAACGTCTCTTCAACTATGTGGCTTGCCCCAATGTAATGCCCAGGTTTCCATTGGTCGTCCCAAGCGCCATAAAGATGATCTATTGGATGCCAAAGTTTGTAGATTTGCGTGTGTTCCTTTGGAGATAACCCATACGCAAACCACCACTCTATCATT
The sequence above is drawn from the Candidatus Bathyarchaeota archaeon genome and encodes:
- a CDS encoding aldehyde ferredoxin oxidoreductase family protein, with product MAHGYAGKILCVDLSTREVYTKNLDADYVYPVIGGAGLGIKILYDEVDPKEDPLSPKNKLIFSVGPLVGSGTPCTSRMAVVAKSPLTGTVGMSLSGGYFPAELKFAGYDAVVISGKADTPVYIWIEDDKVTISDASGLWGLTTTDTQIVLKEKLNRPDAKIACIGPAGEKLVRYACIINERRAAGRKGLGAVMGSKNLKAIAVKGTNKVKPADEGRFRKAIKKMHELMKQSPVLYPSFSKMGTPMTVEVTAELGILPAKNWTATGIFAPVETLGGETQSTYTITRVGCYGCPVRCGQVKLVKQGPFAGFMTEGPEFESTYSLGTMVGVNYFPAVIAADRLCDEYGLDTISTGATVAFAMELVEKGILSRDEVDGLDLTFGNYEAFLKMIRKIAFREGFGSVLAEGVKQAAKIIGRGSERYALHIKGMELPGYDVRGAKAHGLSYATAYTGADHNRGYAIQEIFNVPVPYKVDRLAIEGKGRLCKWNQDVRTAVCDCMPLCVFVFDMGLAANALELTAELYEALTGLEIKAEEVQKAGERVNNIARLFNVKAGFTRKDDVLPARLMEEGIPGGPSKGQMVSIEDLNKMLDEYYDARGWDKETGIPTKEKLSELGIK